In the Daphnia pulicaria isolate SC F1-1A chromosome 2, SC_F0-13Bv2, whole genome shotgun sequence genome, one interval contains:
- the LOC124326079 gene encoding diacylglycerol lipase-beta-like isoform X1 yields the protein MPGLVAFGRRWEVASDDLVFPCLVESFMRMIWFIVTVVIWMYHAPYLNCEDGQMLQMYLGGVLFILVIILMANAFLIKHSMRGAIMDVRARKNVPTILYIRIILGVPEMAWTVVGSVGVFSTKDSCITSEMTLRVVQGLVIFNWILVVLFFIGVMMVFDPLGHHHTAIISSETVDIVDARSPFEVGFEQRTRIWEWRCKFLCCSCCSSACCSRSGDNASVNDAFGDVAEVLTTLFHDLDLVPSDIAAGLLLLHLRTKRGREELRLRRMSQVRRPITEAPRSSANNVLTSSPTADAASRAEFSPSALSVPPSAACSPNVVTGTLHHLGSIMEESPLAVHRSHEAYDWMNPFTAHIYMKYALGSYGWMWYLAGGCWEGLCTLKKELVCFSCVRRRSSRQMDDNCCHCNLAALKTVTQLQEKDIICVSFHNSIYEVPYFVALDHQTSSIVVAIRGTLSGHDALTDLAAMTDPISVEGLPVGWTAHRGMLQSANFVLRQLESKEILKQTFAQYPNYHLVITGHSLGAGAAVLLSILLKPSYPKVRCFSFSPPGGLLSMAAARFTETFCMSVIIGDDLVPRLSLATLDSLKRQMIAELEGCRHPKYRIFLRGCWEVVFGRANNYHQPETTHPLLSETPNNNLSYQDSFSEQQQPPPRFQSPTNRSCSVDVTQQLYLPGRILQVEEREPVDSGTYMHPTMYEARWMQREDYNQILVTPRMLKDHTPDSVCRILRGLSNQYESSLSAVETHEA from the exons ATGCCTGGACTGGTTGCCTTTGGTCGAAGATGGGAAGTTGCATCGGATGATTTAGTTTTTCCATGTCTTGTGGAGAGCTTCATGCGAATGATTTG GTTTATTGTCACTGTTGTTATATGGATGTACCATGCCCCTTACCTAAACTGTGAGGATGGGCAAATGTTACAGATGTACCTTGGTGGTgtgctttttattttggtcatcATCTTGATGGCCAACGCCTTCCTCATCAAGCACAGCATGAGAGGAGCCATCATGGATGTAAGGGCCAGGAAAAATGTCCCTACTATTCTATACATCAG AATAATTTTAGGTGTTCCAGAAATGGCTTGGACAGTTGTTGGATCAGTAGGAGTGTTTAGCACCAAAGACAGTTGCATCACATCAGAAATGACTCTTCGCGTAGTGCAAGGATTAGTCATCTTTAACTGGATCTTGGTTGTCCTCTTCTTTATTGGGGTGATGATGGTCTTTGATCCTTTGGGGCATCATCACACCGCCATCATCAGCAGCGAAACCGTCGACATTGTCGATGCCCGTTCGCCATTCGAAGTTGGTTTCGAGCAGAGAACGAGAATATGGGAATGGCGCTGCAAATTTCTCTGTTGCTCATGCTGTTCAA gTGCGTGCTGTTCACGTTCAGGTGACAACGCAAGTGTCAACGACGCTTTCGGTGACGTGGCCGAAGTGCTGACTACTCTTTTCCACGACCTGGATCTGGTCCCATCTGACATCGCAGCTGGCCTTCTGCTGCTCCACTTGCGAACGAAGCGCGGGCGGGAGGAGCTGCGCCTTCGTCGGATGAGTCAAGTCCGGCGCCCCATCACCGAAGCGCCACGTTCGTCTGCCAATAACGTTCTGACTTCCAGTCCGACGGCCGACGCGGCGTCCCGAGCCGAATTCAGCCCTTCGGCCTTGTCCGTCCCGCCTTCGGCGGCCTGCAGTCCCAATGTCGTCACTGGAACTCTCCATCATCTGGGAAGCATCAT ggaGGAGTCTCCGTTAGCCGTCCACCGCTCCCACGAAGCTTACGACTGGATGAATCCATTCACGGCTCACATTTACATGAAATACGCACTGGGATCCTACGGCTGGATGTGGTATCTGGCAGGAGGTTGCTGGGAGGGTCTCTGCACTCTCAAAAAGGAGCTCGTTTGTTTCTCTTGCGTTCG ACGACGTTCTTCAAGGCAAATGGATGATAATTGTTGCCACTGTAATTTGGCGGCTCTCAAAACGGTGACCCAACTTCAAGAAAAGGACATTATTTGTGTTTCGTTTCACAATAGTATTTACGAA GTTCCTTACTTTGTCGCATTAGACCACCAAACATCGTCGATTGTGGTGGCTATCCGAGGAACGCTGTCGGGCCACGACGCTCTAACGGATCTGGCCGCCATGACTGATCCGATTTCAGTCGAAGGACTACCTGTTGGTTGGACCGCCCATCGGGGCATGTTGCAGTCGGCCAACTTTGTCCTGCGTCAACTCGAGAGCAAAGAAATCCTGAAACAGACTTTTGCCCAGTATCCAAACTACCACCTCGTTATCACGGGTCACTCTTTGGGTGCTGGAGCAGCGGTGTTGCTCTCGATTTTGCTCAAACCTTCTTACCCGAAAGTGCGCTGTTTCTCCTTTTCCCCGCCTGGCGGACTCCTTTCCATGGCTGCTGCCCGTTTCACAGAGACTTTCTGTATGTCCGTCATAATTGGTGATGACCTGGTACCTCGACTCAGTCTGGCCACGTTAGATTCACTCAAACGACAGATGATTGCCGAACTAGAAGGTTGTCGCCatccaaag TACCGCATTTTCCTTCGTGGCTGTTGGGAGGTCGTCTTTGGAAGGGCCAACAATTACCACCAACCTGAAACTACTCATCCGCTCCTTAGCGAGACGCCGAACAATAATTTGTCCTAT CAGGACTCGTTtagcgaacaacaacaaccaccaccTCGTTTTCAATCACCCACTAATCGCTCATGTTCAGTCGATGTCACCCAACAATTGTACCTGCCAGGCCGGATTTTGCAAGTGGAAGAACGGGAACCTGTTGATTCGGG AACCTACATGCATCCGACCATGTATGAGGCGCGCTGGATGCAGCGTGAGGACTACAACCAGATTTTGGTTACTCCGCGGATGTTGAAGGACCACACGCCGGATTCAGTTTGCCGAATTCTTCGAGGCTTGTCCAACCAGTACGAATCTTCCTTGAGTGCCGTCGAAACACACGAGGCTTGA
- the LOC124326079 gene encoding diacylglycerol lipase-beta-like isoform X2 — translation MPGLVAFGRRWEVASDDLVFPCLVESFMRMIWFIVTVVIWMYHAPYLNCEDGQMLQMYLGGVLFILVIILMANAFLIKHSMRGAIMDVRARKNVPTILYIRIILGVPEMAWTVVGSVGVFSTKDSCITSEMTLRVVQGLVIFNWILVVLFFIGVMMVFDPLGHHHTAIISSETVDIVDARSPFEVGFEQRTRIWEWRCKFLCCSCCSSACCSRSGDNASVNDAFGDVAEVLTTLFHDLDLVPSDIAAGLLLLHLRTKRGREELRLRRMSQVRRPITEAPRSSANNVLTSSPTADAASRAEFSPSALSVPPSAACSPNVVTGTLHHLGSIMEESPLAVHRSHEAYDWMNPFTAHIYMKYALGSYGWMWYLAGGCWEGLCTLKKELVCFSCVRRRSSRQMDDNCCHCNLAALKTVTQLQEKDIICVSFHNSIYEVPYFVALDHQTSSIVVAIRGTLSGHDALTDLAAMTDPISVEGLPVGWTAHRGMLQSANFVLRQLESKEILKQTFAQYPNYHLVITGHSLGAGAAVLLSILLKPSYPKVRCFSFSPPGGLLSMAAARFTETFCMSVIIGDDLVPRLSLATLDSLKRQMIAELEGCRHPKYRIFLRGCWEVVFGRANNYHQPETTHPLLSETPNNNLSYDSFSEQQQPPPRFQSPTNRSCSVDVTQQLYLPGRILQVEEREPVDSGTYMHPTMYEARWMQREDYNQILVTPRMLKDHTPDSVCRILRGLSNQYESSLSAVETHEA, via the exons ATGCCTGGACTGGTTGCCTTTGGTCGAAGATGGGAAGTTGCATCGGATGATTTAGTTTTTCCATGTCTTGTGGAGAGCTTCATGCGAATGATTTG GTTTATTGTCACTGTTGTTATATGGATGTACCATGCCCCTTACCTAAACTGTGAGGATGGGCAAATGTTACAGATGTACCTTGGTGGTgtgctttttattttggtcatcATCTTGATGGCCAACGCCTTCCTCATCAAGCACAGCATGAGAGGAGCCATCATGGATGTAAGGGCCAGGAAAAATGTCCCTACTATTCTATACATCAG AATAATTTTAGGTGTTCCAGAAATGGCTTGGACAGTTGTTGGATCAGTAGGAGTGTTTAGCACCAAAGACAGTTGCATCACATCAGAAATGACTCTTCGCGTAGTGCAAGGATTAGTCATCTTTAACTGGATCTTGGTTGTCCTCTTCTTTATTGGGGTGATGATGGTCTTTGATCCTTTGGGGCATCATCACACCGCCATCATCAGCAGCGAAACCGTCGACATTGTCGATGCCCGTTCGCCATTCGAAGTTGGTTTCGAGCAGAGAACGAGAATATGGGAATGGCGCTGCAAATTTCTCTGTTGCTCATGCTGTTCAA gTGCGTGCTGTTCACGTTCAGGTGACAACGCAAGTGTCAACGACGCTTTCGGTGACGTGGCCGAAGTGCTGACTACTCTTTTCCACGACCTGGATCTGGTCCCATCTGACATCGCAGCTGGCCTTCTGCTGCTCCACTTGCGAACGAAGCGCGGGCGGGAGGAGCTGCGCCTTCGTCGGATGAGTCAAGTCCGGCGCCCCATCACCGAAGCGCCACGTTCGTCTGCCAATAACGTTCTGACTTCCAGTCCGACGGCCGACGCGGCGTCCCGAGCCGAATTCAGCCCTTCGGCCTTGTCCGTCCCGCCTTCGGCGGCCTGCAGTCCCAATGTCGTCACTGGAACTCTCCATCATCTGGGAAGCATCAT ggaGGAGTCTCCGTTAGCCGTCCACCGCTCCCACGAAGCTTACGACTGGATGAATCCATTCACGGCTCACATTTACATGAAATACGCACTGGGATCCTACGGCTGGATGTGGTATCTGGCAGGAGGTTGCTGGGAGGGTCTCTGCACTCTCAAAAAGGAGCTCGTTTGTTTCTCTTGCGTTCG ACGACGTTCTTCAAGGCAAATGGATGATAATTGTTGCCACTGTAATTTGGCGGCTCTCAAAACGGTGACCCAACTTCAAGAAAAGGACATTATTTGTGTTTCGTTTCACAATAGTATTTACGAA GTTCCTTACTTTGTCGCATTAGACCACCAAACATCGTCGATTGTGGTGGCTATCCGAGGAACGCTGTCGGGCCACGACGCTCTAACGGATCTGGCCGCCATGACTGATCCGATTTCAGTCGAAGGACTACCTGTTGGTTGGACCGCCCATCGGGGCATGTTGCAGTCGGCCAACTTTGTCCTGCGTCAACTCGAGAGCAAAGAAATCCTGAAACAGACTTTTGCCCAGTATCCAAACTACCACCTCGTTATCACGGGTCACTCTTTGGGTGCTGGAGCAGCGGTGTTGCTCTCGATTTTGCTCAAACCTTCTTACCCGAAAGTGCGCTGTTTCTCCTTTTCCCCGCCTGGCGGACTCCTTTCCATGGCTGCTGCCCGTTTCACAGAGACTTTCTGTATGTCCGTCATAATTGGTGATGACCTGGTACCTCGACTCAGTCTGGCCACGTTAGATTCACTCAAACGACAGATGATTGCCGAACTAGAAGGTTGTCGCCatccaaag TACCGCATTTTCCTTCGTGGCTGTTGGGAGGTCGTCTTTGGAAGGGCCAACAATTACCACCAACCTGAAACTACTCATCCGCTCCTTAGCGAGACGCCGAACAATAATTTGTCCTAT GACTCGTTtagcgaacaacaacaaccaccaccTCGTTTTCAATCACCCACTAATCGCTCATGTTCAGTCGATGTCACCCAACAATTGTACCTGCCAGGCCGGATTTTGCAAGTGGAAGAACGGGAACCTGTTGATTCGGG AACCTACATGCATCCGACCATGTATGAGGCGCGCTGGATGCAGCGTGAGGACTACAACCAGATTTTGGTTACTCCGCGGATGTTGAAGGACCACACGCCGGATTCAGTTTGCCGAATTCTTCGAGGCTTGTCCAACCAGTACGAATCTTCCTTGAGTGCCGTCGAAACACACGAGGCTTGA
- the LOC124326506 gene encoding magnesium-dependent phosphatase 1-like: protein MSLSRQTSTGSSGSSRKASIGSINRKASTESTGSGRRYSTSGSYNNGIAVLTENISVLPKLIVFDLDYTLWPLWIEMYSPPFHMESHRNEPQVRDKGGRIVNPYPDVKDIIVELKESGIELGIASRTPEIKGARRLVETLGWDKYIPFKEIYPGCKTTHFENLCKHTHIPLSEMLFFDDEERNIKDLTAAGVVSCLVDDRGVTRKAVRDGLLKFEKERSHDKEVQSK, encoded by the exons ATGAGCCTCAGCCGCCAAACATCAACTGGATCAAGTGGTTCCTCCCGAAAAGCTTCAATCGGGAGTATCAACCGTAAAGCTTCAACTGAATCTACAGGATCTGGCAGAAGATATTCAACTTCTGGATCTTATAATAATGGAATTGCCGTACTCACAGAAAACATTTCAGTTCTACCAAAGTTGATTGTCTTTGACTTAG ACTACACGTTATGGCCACTTTGGATTGAGATGTACAGTCCACCTTTTCACATGGAGAG cCACAGAAATGAACCTCAAGTAAGAGACAAGGGTGGACGAATTGTCAACCCGTACCCAGATGTGAAGGACATCATAGTGGAGCTGAAAGAGTCAGGCATAGAGCTGGGCATTGCTTCTCGAACACCAGAAATCAAGGGAGCACGAAGACTGGTAGAGACTCTGGGCTGGGACAAGTACATCCCTTTCAAAGAGATTTACCCGGGATGCAAGACAACCCATTTTGAAAACCTCTGCAAGCACACTCATATTCCACTGagtgaaatgttgtttttcgaCGACGAAGAGCGTAACATCAAGGACCTCACCGCTGCTGGAGTGGTCTCTTGTCTGGTCGACGACCGTGGAGTCACCAGGAAAGCAGTCAGAGACGGTCTATTGAAGTTTGAAAAAGAGCGAAGCCACGATAAAGAAGTCCAAAGCAAGTAA